The stretch of DNA ACTCGAACATGTCCTGACTTCTCGAACATGTCCTGATTACTGAAAATGTCCTGATTACTGAAAATGTCCTGACTACTTGAACATGTCCTGCTACTCGAACATGTCCTGCTACTCGAACAAGTCTTCATACCATTCACATGTCAACAAGGCCAGTATAGAAACGTCCACAAGTACGTACACCCGTTCCTGGCTCGAGTGCTACTCGAACGATACGGGAACAAGTTTGGCACGGCGATTTCCCCGCCAGAACTCTCGCGGACATAAACATTCGGCAACCCTTCGCTTTCTGAACGAACGAAAGCACTAAAGGATGCTCTGATGCGAACCCACTAGGCCGTTTTTGTAGTGTAGAGGGACCAGAGAACCCATGGGACAGCAATGTCCAATGCTTGCCACTTGAGTattcaacaaggagcttgGTCCTCAGCTGGTCGTATATTTTTGAACGCTATCGTTATCGCTACCGATTGGCGAGAGGCGCAGATCTACAAGCAggcactacttgtagtggcTGTCTAGCACGGCGCTGACGCCACATGCAGCAGTCAAAGGAGGACGATACCATaaatacatatatatatctacCAGTGGTACAAGCACCAGTGTGTCTCAAAAGAAAGTGTGCAGTCGACTacaccaactccaacatgcAATCCGACAAAGAACAAACTCATCACTTCGAGGAGGATCTCGACGACCGATTAAGAGCCATCGAGTCGCGGTTGGACGTCATCTCCGAGAGACTGGACGTGAAGACGGCCTCTGAAACCACGTCGTCGACGTCTCAGGCATATTATTTTTCTTTGGTGGGAATTATCGCCGTCTTCGGCCTCCTGGTAGTCGGTATTGAGTATATCAAGTACCTGAAGCAGTTGAATGGCATCGAAAACTAGGTGTACAATTATTCAAACAATATATTCAATGCAAATCCCCCACAAGTACCTCTCtctctatatatatctctTATCTAATGGACCATTCCGTTGTCGATGGACTTCTGCACAAAGTTCCAgtagtccttcttggtccATTTTCTCATTCTCTTGCCAACCACAAGCACAATGAAGAAGGTGCCCATGCAGGCGGCAGAGACTCCCGCGGCCTCTCCAAATGCGTTTTTGAGACCCTCCCGGGTGATCCACGGCGTGATTCCGTAGCCGATTCCGAAGGACATGCAATTTCGGATGACAATGAGCGTCACTAGCGAGTCGGAGCCGATTTCTCTGTAGCAGTCGAGGGCGTAGTTGACGGAGGAGACGGCCGGGATGGTGGCCAGACCTCCGATGATGCCCATGCCGATGACGGGGCCGATCCAGTGGATTCCGTTGTATGCGCCGACTCCCCACAGCACCAGCATGGCCGGGTTGAGAATAATGTGGATGAGAATGATCCACAGTCGATGTTCGGGCTCTGACAGACCGCCGTTtcgcttggccagcttgatACGTAGCAGATCGGACAGGTAACCGGAGTACCAGGATGTGATAAAAGTGACGATGATGGGCGACACGTAACACAGACCGACCATGGAGGGCTTGAAGTTATAGGGAGGAGCTGACAGAATcatggaggccgaggcATTCAGAatgttgaagaagatgataCCGGAGCCGTAGAGGAACCCGGCGTAGACCACGGGAGGGAacttgaagaagatgatgaaggGACGCTTGAACATCTCCCACAGCATATTCTTTCGGGGTTTGTCCCACAGTGCGAGTTTCTGTCGATAGGTCTTCATGGGCTTCTGCTGGTGTTCAAGAGACGATTCGGATCGGCCTTCGGAGTAGTCGTCGATTTTTTCGGGgtctccagatccagaagagcccTCCAGAACCGATCCCTCCTTGGGGACGGGTTGGGCAACGTGTTCTCGCACGTAGTTGGTCTCCTcgaagaaaaagaagaggaaAACCAGACACACTCcgttgaagatggagcCCCAGTAGAAGACCCACTTCCAGTTCATGCCCTCTGCGATGAAGCCTGCAACAAGAGGAGCAATGTAGGACGAGAACATGAGCGCAAAGGCGTAGACTCCGACCCATCGGCCTCGTTCGTGCTCGAAGAAGACGTCGGAGATTGTGATTTCGCACATGGTTTCCATGGGCGCTCCCAGGGCTCCCTGAAGGATACGAGATCCGATCCAGGCGCCCTGGGACTTGGCGTAGGGACTCCAGAGCTGGACGGCGAGAGTGCCGAGCACGGAGAGCAGATAGATGGGCCGCTTACCGTACTGCTGGCCCAGAGGCTGGCAAATGAGACAACCGAGGCcaaaaaacagaaacatGTAGCCTGTTCCCTGgttgagctcgtccagGGTCTGTCCACTTTCTTCGGTGAGCACCGAGAAAATGGAGTACAGCGAGTTGGACGGCACGACAATGGCCACCATGTAGACCACCATACAGAACATGGAGAGCAGTTTTCTGTTTCGCGACCAATTCAGCGGGTCATCGGGGTCTGACGACGGGATGGGCGACaccacaatctcctggtCCTGGTCAACCAGGATGATTGAGCCCGGAACTGCTTCGTAATCTAGCATGTGTGGGTTGTGTGGTTGACAAGATTGTAGTTTGGCTTGTCTATGTTCAATGTCGAATGTCGATATTGCCGTGGAATCGATTTCTCTTGTTTTGCGCAGTTCGCCACTTGACGTGTCGAGTTGCAGACCGTGTCGGGGTATATGAACAAGTCGCGCTACCTCTGTTCTATATTCCTACTACCGATACTTAATCTTTGCATCGGCGCTCATCTCAAATTTTTTTAGACTCTTTCAACGGCCAAACCTAGAAGCTTGCCGCCAGGTTTATTTCACTCGGGCCAATCGGATCTCTGAGGTACCGGGGAGGAGGCTGATACAAGGCGCTGAAGCAGGTTGTTTACGGCTGAATTGACTTGAAATCTAGACGGAGGACCCCGACGTGGCCAATGTCGTGACTTTTCCCTGCAATCCGGCTCGCGGTCCCCACGTTGTAGCTTGCTGGAAAAAACCAAGAAGTGGCTGACTGCAACGTGATTGATGAGACATTTCCGAATCCACCTTTGTCCACTCTCATCACGTCCAGAGTTGCATCTGGTAGGTGTGGAGGTCCGGAGTGCTGTTACACGGGGCTCGAGATATCGATTGTGGTGGAGCCTCTGATTGGTCCGATTACGGCTCGTTGTCTTTCCACCGCTTCAGCCGTGTGTGGCATTCTGTTCTAGGAAGCTGGGTCCCTGGTGGTAGCCACGGTTTACCTTGcttttcccttttttcccttttttcctttttttcctttttttccttttttccttttttcgctttttttttcacttttgGGTGTCTCTTATTTTGGCTTTTTGGGtgccctttttttccactGCCAAGTATCCATCTGAACAATGTACCAACTGCAGTCTTCAGAAGCAAGCGGCAGATTCGGAGGCCAAAACAGACGGAAATCGACgtgagaagaaggggaaACAGCAACAAGAGGCCAGAACCACCCGAACGGCGCGGGTTTGGCGCCGCATACACCCAGTTTAGGCCAGGAACGTGCTGAACACAAAGTCGCCCAAAGTCGCCCATGGAGTGCGGAATCTGCAAAAAAAGGAGCTTATTTCTGGGTTGATCCGGCGGAACAGGACCCTGGCCCGATGGATCAGAGGAGAATCCCGCCAGATATCACAGGCCAAGCTCCGTTACCCCACAGATATCGCCCGTTAGCGTCTCTTATCGCGGCGCACAATGGCCAGGGTGCAGAGATAACCAAGAGGAGCTCTTTTGACCTTCCTACACGCCAATTTGCAACGATTCCACGACCCACCCCGACCATCAAACCCTCAAACCCTCAGTGCCTTCTAATGCGCCATGTCGGCTGCGGTTTCCTTGTGAGGATCCAAGAGTCATGGACTGGCAGCGTGTGTGCCAATGCTGCCACTACATGGTAGTTCCAGCTAACAGTGGGGTCTGGTCAGGACACTCATTCTGCCTTGGTATGGGCTCTAGAACCACTTGCACCTgatccaccaccaccggTTTCCAGATAACCATAAACCCCCCGAAACAGTCGCGCGTTCTTGTCTGCAAACCTGGGCGTCTGCCGGAGCAGCAAATGAAAGTCTGATCCACCCAAGGGCTGAAACAGGGCTGAAAAATGGCTATCAGCGGAATGCTAATGGGGACTCAAACAAGAGCTTCGTTGGGTGGAGTGGGTTATCGAGAAAGCTATCGATTGATTCAGAATAGCAGTTGGCCGTCCTTCTCTATAAGTATTAGGCGTTGACCGACAATCTATCTCCGCACAATGCTACTGCACAAGTCTACGCCAGCGTGGAGGTGAAGTCTTCGACAGTTCAGGTGGGTGGGTACATActtgcactcgtactcgtactacaGCTGGCCGCTAAATCCGAGAATAGTTGGGCTACAGAAAGTTGTCTCGACTGGAGCACGGATATGTGGCTGGAATGTAGGTAGCAGATCGGCAAAGACACCtaagagtacgagtacttgtaattagGAGGACTTGTACGACTTGGGTTTCAACAGACTCATCGCAGAACTCCTTCCTCACGCTCGTCCCACCGCCAAACCTATAGCTCTTGGTCTCAGACAGTCTAAGAGCATACGAATGAAACAGTGGCCAAGTCGAGTGAGTGAAGCTCAAATATTAGTCAGGCCCAATTCTACAGAGTGAGAATGGTACATTCTACTGGCACAATAGCGGTACTCCTACTTACCAACTATACCCTAGGAAAGCTGTCTTTAGACCCTGAAAATGGCCTTTGGACTTGATCCGAAGGCGACACTCGTACCGCCACTCTTCGCCACTCTTCTTTGCTAGCTGTGAATACTCGGCAACTGTCAATGAGCAACTGATCTCGTTTTTGGAGTGAAGTTTTGAGTGAAGTTTGAATGAGTTCGTTCATGGAACTACTCGTAGCTCTGAACTGAACACTTCCGAGACTtgtcaccaaggccgagttTTCAAGGGTTAGAAAAGCTGTCTCGTCGGTACAACTCGTTACTAATCGCCGACACATCCGCTCACATGTGCTCCAAGTATATAACATGTACGCCACTCTACTATCAAACTCCATCTGTGGATACATTTCAGATTGGTGTTAGCGAAAAGGGCCATTTTGATCTCCCCCCCTCCGAACGATTGCGGTCATGGCTCCATGGCAGAGGCCAAAACGGACTCCACTGGTTGCTGCGTTTCTCcgaagtggtggtgggtggggagaagaagattaGGCCTgcaactttttttttgtagTCTCCCATGGGTGGGTTACCCGGCCCAACATACGGCCTACAGCTGAGTATGCACCTTCATGCAGGTAAATGGCGTGCCGTGGGctgttggtggagttggacGACAAACCTGACAAGTAGTTGCACCCATTGCCCAATTGCACAAAAgcacacacaatgtcgaTCACGGCGCAAAACCTCTCCTACACCTTCCCCAATGGGCTTGTGGGCATCCATCCCACCTCGTTCGACCTGCCTCCCGGGTCTAGAACGTTGCTGATCGGAGCCAATGGAGCTGGAAAGTCGACGTTGCTGCGAATTCTGGCGGGAAAGACCCtcgccaaggccgacaGTCTCATTGTCCAGGGCTTTGATCCCTTCCGAGACTGTTCTCCTCCTGGAATCCGGTACCTGGGCACCGAATGGGCCGGCAATCCAATCGTGAGACACGACATTGAGGTCACCCAGCTGCTAAAGTACGCCGGAGGAGATGCCTATCCTGACCGACGAGACCATCTTgtgcagctgctggacgtGGATCCCACCTGGCACATGCACGAGGTGTCTGACGGAGAGCGTCGGCGAGTGCAGCTAGTCATGGGACTGCTGGTGCCGTGGGAAACTCTTCTGCTGGACGAGGTGACGGTTGATCTGGACGTTCTGGCCCGAACTAACCTGCTCAACttcctcaaggaggagaccgagACCCGACAAGCCACCATTGTTTACGCCACCCATATTTTCGACGGCCTCAACCAGTGGCCTACGCACGTTGCCCATATGAGCCAGTCCACCATGTTGAGTTGCGACACCTACGATGTGGTCCAGCGGGAGTTCCCTGGCAAGAGCATTCTGGAAATTGCACTGGGCTGGATCACCGGGGATATGGAACGGCGTGGGCCTCGCCTCCCCAGAGCAAAGAGACAGAGGGTTAACTAGGCTATCCACCGACAGTGCGATAGATACATCGACCAATGTACATGTAGATATATAATAGATCTGATACTAATGATA from Yarrowia lipolytica chromosome 1D, complete sequence encodes:
- a CDS encoding uncharacterized protein (Compare to YALI0D20856g, similar to uniprot|P43569 Saccharomyces cerevisiae YFL028c CAF16 ATP-binding cassette transporter family member singleton, similar to Saccharomyces cerevisiae CAF16 (YFL028C); ancestral locus Anc_8.42), which codes for MSITAQNLSYTFPNGLVGIHPTSFDLPPGSRTLLIGANGAGKSTLLRILAGKTLAKADSLIVQGFDPFRDCSPPGIRYLGTEWAGNPIVRHDIEVTQLLKYAGGDAYPDRRDHLVQLLDVDPTWHMHEVSDGERRRVQLVMGLLVPWETLLLDEVTVDLDVLARTNLLNFLKEETETRQATIVYATHIFDGLNQWPTHVAHMSQSTMLSCDTYDVVQREFPGKSILEIALGWITGDMERRGPRLPRAKRQRVN
- a CDS encoding uncharacterized protein (Compare to YALI0D20834g, similar to KLLA0D12606g Kluyveromyces lactis IPF 4552.1), coding for MLDYEAVPGSIILVDQDQEIVVSPIPSSDPDDPLNWSRNRKLLSMFCMVVYMVAIVVPSNSLYSIFSVLTEESGQTLDELNQGTGYMFLFFGLGCLICQPLGQQYGKRPIYLLSVLGTLAVQLWSPYAKSQGAWIGSRILQGALGAPMETMCEITISDVFFEHERGRWVGVYAFALMFSSYIAPLVAGFIAEGMNWKWVFYWGSIFNGVCLVFLFFFFEETNYVREHVAQPVPKEGSVLEGSSGSGDPEKIDDYSEGRSESSLEHQQKPMKTYRQKLALWDKPRKNMLWEMFKRPFIIFFKFPPVVYAGFLYGSGIIFFNILNASASMILSAPPYNFKPSMVGLCYVSPIIVTFITSWYSGYLSDLLRIKLAKRNGGLSEPEHRLWIILIHIILNPAMLVLWGVGAYNGIHWIGPVIGMGIIGGLATIPAVSSVNYALDCYREIGSDSLVTLIVIRNCMSFGIGYGITPWITREGLKNAFGEAAGVSAACMGTFFIVLVVGKRMRKWTKKDYWNFVQKSIDNGMVH